From one Natrinema saccharevitans genomic stretch:
- a CDS encoding acyl-CoA dehydrogenase family protein, which yields MAEHGFLGINFDEEYGGAGMSEFEAMLLNERSVGSARTRRRS from the coding sequence CTGGCGGAACACGGGTTCCTCGGGATCAACTTCGACGAAGAGTACGGCGGCGCGGGGATGTCCGAGTTCGAAGCGATGCTCCTCAACGAGCGGTCGGTCGGGTCTGCCCGGACACGGCGTCGTTCCTGA
- a CDS encoding acyl-CoA dehydrogenase family protein translates to MTWVKFPDGLGTVIVDFDDPGVEVSNHYTNMAGHEQTHYYMEDVVIPPENVLTRGEDAFKEQLKALNWERLAVASISNTWALAALEHALEYAQDREQFGQPIAEFQGLEWKLSEMVTHLEASRALTYRAAEDAVARGRVPDPLQTGAANLFSGQTAETVISEALQICGANGYQQGHPLEYLYRLQRGWRFAGGTDEVQKNTIARWLKRGGAPSLLN, encoded by the coding sequence GTGACGTGGGTGAAGTTCCCCGACGGACTCGGCACCGTCATCGTCGACTTCGACGACCCCGGCGTCGAAGTGAGCAACCACTACACGAACATGGCCGGCCACGAACAGACCCACTACTACATGGAAGACGTCGTGATTCCGCCCGAAAACGTCCTCACCCGCGGCGAAGACGCCTTCAAAGAACAGCTGAAGGCCCTCAACTGGGAGCGACTCGCCGTCGCGTCGATCTCGAACACGTGGGCGCTGGCCGCGCTCGAACACGCGCTCGAGTACGCTCAGGATCGCGAACAGTTCGGGCAGCCGATTGCCGAGTTCCAGGGCCTCGAGTGGAAGTTGTCCGAGATGGTGACACACCTCGAGGCGTCTCGCGCGCTCACGTACCGGGCAGCCGAGGACGCAGTGGCACGGGGCCGCGTGCCCGATCCCCTACAGACCGGCGCGGCCAACCTCTTTTCGGGACAGACCGCCGAGACAGTCATCAGCGAAGCGCTCCAGATCTGCGGGGCGAACGGCTACCAGCAGGGGCACCCGCTCGAGTACCTGTACCGACTCCAGCGCGGCTGGCGGTTCGCCGGCGGGACCGACGAGGTACAGAAGAATACGATCGCCCGGTGGCTCAAACGCGGCGGTGCGCCGTCGCTGCTGAACTGA